GGATGAAGGTGGGCAAGGGGCGCCTGAGCCCATCGGGGAAGGGGGTGAGCCGGAGGGGATACCTTAGCCGGGGCAGGCTCCCCGGCCGGAGCCTGGCCCAGGGCCACCTCAATGACGGGGATGGGCTTTAGCTGGGGAGGCTGGCCCCGCCAAGCCAGGGTCGCTCCCAGTAGCAGGCCATGGGCCAGCAAGGAGCCCCCCAGGGCCCAGGAAAAAGCCCAGGAATCCTCCGGGCTGGGTAGGGGACGGTAGATCAGGGTATCCATGGGTTTTCTCCTTGCTGCCAAGCCCACCGGGCTTTCAGGCTTCTGCCACCAGAGGCACGCAAAAACGCCGGGCCGGGCCCGGCGGCTGATCCAGATCCAGAATGGCCGCCTCCACCCCGTAGGTTTCCCGCAGGTAGGGCGCCGTAATCACCTCCGCCGGGGTGCCCAGGGCGTAACGTCCGCCCCGCCCCAGCACCAGGGTGCGGGAGGCGTAAAGCAGGGCATGGTTGGGATGGTGGGTGGTCAGAATCACCCCCAGGCCCCGGTCCACCGTAAGGCGCCGGATGTGGCTCAGGACCCGGGTCTGGTTGCCGAAATCCAGATTGGAGGTGGGTTCATCCATGACCAGCAGCCGGGGTTCCTGGACCAGGGCCCGGGCAATGAGCACCAGCTGCCGTTCGCCGCCGCTGATTTCCGTGTAGGTGGCGTCCGCCAGATAGCCCATGTCGAACTGGGCCAGGGCGGCGGCGGCCCGTTCCATATCTTCCCGGGAGGGGGCGGCGAAGGGGCCCAAATGGGCCACCCGGCCCATGGCCACCACATCCAGCACCTTGAAGGGAAAGGGCGGGGTATGGGCCTGGGGCACATAGCCCACCTGGCGGGCAAAGCGCTGGCGGGACCAGCGGCTGACGGATTCCCCCTCCAGAAACACACCGCCTCCCAAGGGCCGGAGCAGCCCCAGTACGGTTTTGAACAGGGTGGTTTTGCCCACCCCATTGGGGCCCAGGAGGCAGAGCAGTTCCCCGCCCTGGAGGGAAAAGGACAGGGGGCCCAGTACGGGCGTCCCGCCGTAGCCGCATTCCAAATTCCACACATCCAGCATAGGACCTCCTAAGCCCAACCCCGCCGGGTATGGACGAGCAGGTAGAGAAAGAAGGGGGCGCCGATGATGGCGGTAATAATGCCCAGGGGCACTTCCACGGGAAACAGGCTGCGGGCCAGATCATCCACCAGCAGCAGGAACAGGGCCCCCATCACCGTGGCCACGGGCATCAGAATGCGGTAATTGGGCCCCACCAGCAGGCGGCTCAGATGGGGCACCACCAGGCCCACCAGGCCGATGACCCCGCTGATGGCCACAGCGGTGGCGGTCATCAGGGTGGCGCAGAAAATCACCAGCCAGCGCAGGCGCCCCGTATTCACC
This sequence is a window from Azospira inquinata. Protein-coding genes within it:
- a CDS encoding ABC transporter ATP-binding protein, yielding MLDVWNLECGYGGTPVLGPLSFSLQGGELLCLLGPNGVGKTTLFKTVLGLLRPLGGGVFLEGESVSRWSRQRFARQVGYVPQAHTPPFPFKVLDVVAMGRVAHLGPFAAPSREDMERAAAALAQFDMGYLADATYTEISGGERQLVLIARALVQEPRLLVMDEPTSNLDFGNQTRVLSHIRRLTVDRGLGVILTTHHPNHALLYASRTLVLGRGGRYALGTPAEVITAPYLRETYGVEAAILDLDQPPGPARRFCVPLVAEA